The sequence below is a genomic window from Oscillospiraceae bacterium.
ACAATTTTTCGGCGGCACTGACCCCCGACACCATTTTCTGCGGCGTCATGGCGGTCAACAATGAAACCGGTTTGATTTTCCCGGTCAAAAAGGTCGCCGTGCTGACGCATAAAATCGCCCCGAACGCCGTCTTTCACACCGATGCGGTTCAGGCGTTCTGCAAAATTCCGTTCAGTCCCAAAGCCCTTGGCGTTGACACCTGTTCGTTCAGCGGACACAAAATCGGTGCTTTTCAAGGGGCGGGGGCACTCTGGATCAAAAAGGGCGTCAAACTCACCCCGCGTTTTTACGGCGGCCGCCAGCAAAACAGTCTGCGTCCCGGCACCGAACCCATCGCTCTGATCGGCGCATTTGCCGAGACGGCCAAGCAGATGGCCAAAACCCTGCCCGAACGCACCGAAAAAGCCAAGGCCTTTTTCGAGACGCTGCGCAACCGGCTGTTCGGCTCCGAGGTACTGTTCAACGGCACATTCGGCTCGCCGTTTATCGGCAGCATCTCATTACCGAAAGTCCCCTCGGAGGTTCTGATGCGCTTTTTAGAGGAAAACGGCATTCTGGTCTCGGCAGGTTCTGCCTGTATGGGCGGGAAAACCAGCCCTGCCGCAGCCGACCTGATCGGCGAAAACGCCAAATACACCCTGCGCGTCAGTTTGGGCCCGCAAAACACCCCCGATGACGCCGCTGCCCTCGCCGCAGTATTGATTTTAGCCCAGGAGCGCTTTGCCAAACAGGTACAAAAATAACCGTAGGGGCGACCCTATGTGGTCGCCCGCCTGTGTCATCCTGAGCGAAGTCGAAGGATCTCGGTCTGATGAAACCTAAGGACAACAGCTGTAGGGGTCAGCGTCCCCGACGACCCAACGGCGAGACGCCGCTCTCAAACGCGTCGTAGAATCTACTGTCCGATCGCTTGATAGCGCGCGCTTCCGACCTCGGTGTTTCCCTGTATGGGCGCCCCCATGTGGTCGCCCGCAAATTCCCCTCTTTGGAGGGATGGACGCGAAACGGATGGGGTGGTCAAATAAAGATTCCCGCCGCGCGGTACCTTTCCTTTTCACTCTTCATTTTCATTCACACAAGGAGAAATCATGCAAGAAGTCATCCTCTTAAAACTCGGCGAAACCGTCTTAAAAGGCCTCAACCGCAACGTATTCGAAGACATGCTGCTGCGCAATCTGCGTCGGCGGTTAAAACGCGTCGGAAGTTACCGCGTCTCGTTCGCCCAGTCCACAATCTATATCGTCGCGCTCGAGAACAAAGAAGGCGAATTGTCCGATATCGACAAAGCCCAGGAAGTCGCCGACCGGCTGTTCGGCGCGGTTACCGTGGCCAGAGCCGCCGCAGTCGAAAAAGATTATGACAAAATCGCCGAAACGGCGGTCGAATACTGCGCCGACGAGCTCTCCCGTGCCAAGACCTTCAAAGTCGCCGCCAAACGCGCGGACAAACATTTCCCCATGAATTCCCCGCAGATCTGCGCCGAACTCGGCGGCTATCTGCTCGATCATTTTCCGAATCTCTCGGTCGATATCCACAACCCCGAAGTCACCGTGACCGTCGAAATCCGCGACTGGGCGGCCTACGTCCACTGCGGCAGCCACAAAGGAGCAGGGGGGCTGCCGACCGGCACCTCCGGCAAGGGCATGGTGTTGATCTCCGGCGGTCTTGACAGCCCGGTCGCCGCCTGGATGATGGGCCGACGCGGCCAGATTCTCGAGGCGATTCACTTCGAGAGCCCGCCCTATACCGGCCCACAGGCAGTGCAAAAGGTCATCGATTTATTGCGCAAGGTCTCGCAGTACGCGGGGCGCATCAATCTGTACATCGTCGGATTCACCGAGATTCAGGAGGCCATCGCAAACAACTGTCCGGAACCTTTTTTCACGATCATCATGCGCAGGTTTATGATGCGCATCGCCCAAAGACAAGCGCTTGCCACCGGCTGTGAATGCCTGATTACCGGCGAGAGTTTGGGGCAGGTCGCCAGCCAGACCATCGGCGCATTGGCCTGTACAGACGCCGTCTGTGAGATGCCGGTTTTACGGCCTTTGATCGGCACCGATAAAGAGGAGATCATCCAGATTTCCCGCAGACTCGATACCTATGATATCTCGATATTACCCTATGAAGACTGCTGCACGGTCTTCACCCCCAAACATCCCAAGACCAAACCGCATCTTGATGAAATCATTGAAGCCGAAGCCGCCTTGGATATCGACGGGCTGATCGAAAACGCCATGGCCACATTGAAAAAAATCAACATCAATCCATAAACAGATAGATAAAATCGAGGGAGATACATAAAGAAAGGCAACAATATGAAGACGGGATTTAAAATCATACTTGTGGTATTGGGAGCAGTTTTAATCACGGGCGGTTCCATCGCCCTGACCTCGCTGTCCGGCAGCGGGCAGTCCGTTTTTGCCCCGATCGGCTCAAGCAGCGAACCCGAAAGCGAAGAATCTTCGTTCATCGCCGTCATTGCTCCCGCCTCCGAACAGTCCGTTCCCGAACCCTCTTCCGAACCTGAACCTTCCGCCGAATCGGTTGAGCCGGAAAGTTCCAAAGAAAGCAGCAAAACCTCTTCCAAAAAGACCAGCAGTAAGGCCTCTTCGGCAGCTTCCCAAGCCAGTCAGGTGACCACCTCCATCGCCGAGGTGTCAAGCACGCCATCCACCGTCAGCGAGATGACCAAAGAGGAGCTATGGGCGTCGAAGATGGCGATTTTAAACGATTGGGAGCAGTTTCAAAAGATGCTCGACGACCCCGACAACGATTTCTGGGACGACGAAGAATTTTGGATGGGCGAGGATCAGATGTACCTCAACCCCGAATCCTATTATGCATCCTCAAACTCGACTTCGTCCCGCGCGACCTCGGTTCCGACCTATCCCGACAGCGAGCGCCTGGAGGTTATGAAAACCGATAAAGTCACCACCCGTTACGGCACCAAACTGACCACGGATACCTATTACAACACCGTTTTACGCATCATCGGCGCAGAGCTGTCCCCGTCCTATTCCGACGAGTGCATCAAAGCCCAGATGGTCGCATCCTACACCTTCCTGCGTTATCATGCGGGCTATACCGATCTGCCCCCGACCGCGATTTTAGACGACCTCGACGACATGAAGGCCTACTGGAAAGACGAAGGCATGCAGAGGCTCTATAATCTTTTGGCGGAAGTCGGCGGCTATATGCTGTTCATCGACAACCACCCGATTTTATCAACTTACGGCGCAATCAATAACGGCACAACCAATAACATCGTCGACGTGTGGGGCGGCAGCGGCATCGACGGATACGGTACGCCCTACACCTATCTGGCCGGCGGCATTGACTGCCCATGGGATCGTCTGGCAAAAGGGTATGCCTCGCAGGTCATTCTCTCCTCCTCAATCGTCAAAGAGCAGCTCGAGAATTATTTCGGCGTCACTTTGGGTAACGACCCCTCAAAGTGGATTGTCATCAAAAGTTATAACGCCTTCGGCTATGTGATGAACGTCTCCATCGACAGCAAAGTAAACACCACCGGCAAAGATCTGCGCGGCTATGTCTTCACCAGTTCCCATGTGGGCTCCAAAAACTGTCTGCGCTCGACTTCGTTCACGGTCGAATATGATGCCGCAACCGATTCCTTCTATTTTGAAGTTCAGGGTTACGGCCACGGGGTCGGCATGAGCCAGGAAGGCGCTCAGCAAATGGCACTGGCCGGCTACACCTGGCAGGATATTGTCAAGTTCTATTACCCCGGAATTACAATCGTGTAGTATTCTAAATCGTATAATATTCTATAATGTAGGGGCGAACTGTGTTCGCCCGTTGACCCTATGGGAATATTGCTATTCACCAATATACTGCGGGTTTTCGGGCGAACACAGTTCGCCCCTACATTTTTTTATTATTTATTGCAATAAATCTCGTTCTCAATCGTTATATCATTGTAGGGCTTTTCAGGGCCGCAAAGGATGGTGAGCATGGACAACAACCAGAAAAGCAAACTCTTTGAGTTCTTCGCCGCTGAAAGCCGGAGCTTAAAGCGGTATGTGACCGGCAAATTACATCACTTCAGCGAAGCGGATGCCGAAGATATCATCGGCGACGTGATGCTGAAGCTGTTCACGCGCACCCCGCCGTCCGGCCCGCTCGACAACCCCGCCGGCTATGTCTATCGCGCTCTCAACAACAAGATCATTGATTATCAGCGAACGCAGCACCGGACAATCTCGTTGGAAAATTGTCTGGACGAGGACGGAGAACTCACCCTGATGACCCTTCTATCCGACGGCGCACCCGGCCCTGAGAAAGAGACCGAACGCCGCGAGTTTATGCGGCGGTTCAAGGCGGCGGTCAATGCGCTCGAACCCAAACAGCGTGCGGTATTCATTGCCACCGAAATGGACGGCAAATCGTTCAAAGAATTGTCCGAGCGCTGGAATGAACCGATCGGCACCCTGTTATCCCGCAAATCCCGAGCGGTCAAAACCCTCAGAAACCTGTTAAACGATGAAACCATTGAATAAGGAGAATCTATATGATGTGCGGTTTTAAATCAAAATGGAAAAACGTCCCCAAGCCTCTTCAAATCACGGTTTATGTGATTTTGGGTGTCCTCGGCGTCGCGGCGATGGGTGTGCTCTTCGGCTTCATCATTATGTGGCTGTGGAACTGGTTGATGCCGGCGATATTCAACCTCGGCGAGATCACCTATTGGCAGGCCATCGGCATCTTTATCCTTGCAAAGCTGATATTCGGTTTCGGCTCAAGCAGCAGCGAATCCAAATCCCATAAAGAAAAAAAGAACCACAGCGATGACCGGGGTTCTCACTGGTCTGAATATGATGCCTGGTGGGAGACCGAGGGCAAAAAGTCCTTTGAAAAATATACAGCCGAAAAAGAAACCCCCGACCCCGACAATGTATAATTTCTTAAATACCCCTCGATTGATCCGAGCACACCGCCTAAAAAAATCATGTTATTCTGAGCTCCGCATTTGAATGGTTTGCCATCAAATGCGGAGCTGAAGAATCTCGGGCAGATTATGGCTACAGATGCGATATCCTTGGCTTCTATCAGTCAGAGATCCTTCGCTGCGCTCAGGATGACAGCCGAGGTTCTTTGGTAAGTGGTACCCCCGGCAAACCGGGTTTTTTATTTACACTTTTCAACAATTTCGTTCGCAAGCATGTGTAATTCATTCAAATCCTTTGCCACAACCGCGCGTTTGCGGAATGTTGCCGCACCCTGTACGCCTTTGATATACCATGCCGCGTGCTTGCGGCAGTCCAAAATTCCGCGTTTTTCGCCCCTGCGTTCGCAGGTCAGTTCGCATTGCCCAATCATCGTCTCCATACGCTCGGTCACGGTCGGTTCGGGTGTTCCGGCGGCGATCTCGGCGAAAATAAACGGGTTGCCCAAAGCCCCTCTCGCCACCATTGCGATTTCGCATCCGGTGGCTTTTTTCATTTCTTCAAAACGCTGCTTATCTACAATCCCGCCGTTCGCGATCACGGGAATCTTTAACGCCTCTCGCACCCGCCGGATGATCTCTTTGTCGGCATCCCCGGCATAGCCCTGCGCTTTGGTCCGCCCGTGTACCGCCACCGCCGCTGCGCCGTTTTCCTGCGCGATTTTAGCGATCTCGACCGCGTTCACACTGTTATTATCCCAGCCTTTTCGGATTTTGACGCTGACCGGCAGATCGACCGCTGCCGCTACCGCTTTGACGATTTCGCCCGCCAGTTCGGGACTTCTCATTAATGCCGACCCGCAGCCGTTCCCCGCCACTTTCGGCACCGGACAGCCCATATTGATGTCGATAAAATCCGGTTCATATTCGGCGGCAATTTTCGCGGCTTTTGCCATAATGTCCGGCTCGCTGCCGAACAACTGTATCCCGCAGGGCCGCTCGTTTTCGGTGAACCGCATCAATTCGCGGCTCTTTTTGTCCTGAAAACACAACGCCTTGGCGCTGATCATCTCGGTCACGGTGAACACCGCGCCGTAACTTCTGCAAATTTCACGGAACGCGGAATCGGCCACACCGGCCATCGGAGCCAGCGCAGCACCTTTGATTTTGTTGAAGTCAAAATTGCTCATATTGTAAATTTCCGATACCCGTCCAGCATCGCGTCATATTGCTTCATAAATTCCTCAAACCCCGGAAGTTCCGCCAAAACCGCAAACGCCTCTTTTACCGCTTGTATAAACGCCGGGTCAATATACTCTCCGCCATGCAAAACCAGCGGACAGATATAAGTTGCCCTCGGGTCGGGCTGAACCTCGATGCTATCGCCTTTGAACACCGGCACAAACGGATAGATTCTGCAGGCCATCGGGCGCCATTCGCGTTTGCAGCGCCCCTTACAGACTGCTGTTTCAAACCCGTCTTTTTCGGAAAATTTCAAAAACCGCTGCCCGTCCAAAAATTCTTTTTCATAGGGAAACAAAATCATGCCGTCTTCGTCGCCGCCCTTGCAGCATTGCTTATTGCAGAGTTCCCCGCAGTCGGCCTGAATCGGTGTTAAATCATCGAGCAGCGCATAGGCCTTTTCCCAAATCTCAAATGTGTCCATTATTACCTCTTAACCGCAATCAAAAACATCGCCTTTTTACCCTCGGCGGCAAACATCTTCTCATGTTCGGTCTCAATGTTGCCCGGATAATCACTGTTCGCCAAATTTGATGTCAAGTACACAATCTCAAATCCGCTCTCGGTAAAATATCCGAGGGATTCCTCAAATAATTCCTCGTCGTCGGTCTTAAAAAATATTTTTCCGCCATCCCGAAGAAATTCACGGTATTTCATCAGCTGTTTGGTGTGCGTCAGCCGCTTTTTCTTGTGTTTCGGGCGACCCCACGGGTTGCAGAAATTGATGTAAATGCGCTCGACCACATCCTCGGGCGACAGCATCCGCTCAATCAATCCGATCTCCTGCGACATGGTTTTGATATTTTCAATCGGCTTTCCGGCCTCAGCAAACAAGCGCTCAATCGTGCGCTTTGCCACGACCAGCACTTCACTCTTGATGTCGACGGCAATCAGATTGATATCGGGGTTTTCCAAAGCCAGCCGAGCAGCAAATCCGCCCTTGCCGCACCCCAGTTCCAGCCAGAGCGGCTGCTCTTTTTCAAACGCCGCTTTCCAGTTCCCGCGCCAAAGCTCCGGCGCGTCAATATGATGTACCCACGCCGCAAGTTCCGGTCTGGCGTAGGGCTTTCGACGCATGCGCAAGATGTTTTGTCTCCTTATAATAAATTTGTTCCCTGCATATGCGCTTGCATGCGCAAAGCAATAATCCTCTTATCTTAATACTTTTTCACTGCAAATGCGTTCCATGCGCACTTAATTATCTTCCTTTACCTTACAGTTTATATCTTTTTATACAGTTCCAAATACTGTTTTGCCGATTTGCCCCAGGTGTTGTCACAGGAAGCGGCGTATTTGCGCAGACGGTTCCAGTCCTTTTTATCGACATAGAGTTTTAACGCGTCGTCGAGGGTGTTTAACAGATCGCCCCCGTCGTACCGCCCCATCAAAAAGCCGTTTCCGCTGCCGAGGCGGCAGTCGGTGACAGTGTCTTTCAGCCCGCCGACCGGGTTGACCACCGGCACGCATGCATACCGCATCGCAATCATCTGCGAAAGCCCGCACGGCTCGGTTGCTGACGGCATCAGGAACAAATCCGACCCGGCGTAAATCTTTCTCGCAAGCGACCCGTTAAACCCGAAATACACGCCGACCCTGCCCGGATATTTTGCGCGCATCTTCTCGAAGAAATCGCAGTAGTTATGTTCGCCCGATCCGAGCAGCACAAAACGGACGTCCCG
It includes:
- a CDS encoding cysteine desulfurase family protein; its protein translation is MQKIYLDNAATTPVCDAAFEKFNEISRENWGNASALHEYGRRASQILEQSKHIFTELLGDGEAVFTSGGTESNNLALYGVCDKHRSGRIIITADEHSSLLNPVKQLGSKGFDVVMVPFGGGEETFLNNFSAALTPDTIFCGVMAVNNETGLIFPVKKVAVLTHKIAPNAVFHTDAVQAFCKIPFSPKALGVDTCSFSGHKIGAFQGAGALWIKKGVKLTPRFYGGRQQNSLRPGTEPIALIGAFAETAKQMAKTLPERTEKAKAFFETLRNRLFGSEVLFNGTFGSPFIGSISLPKVPSEVLMRFLEENGILVSAGSACMGGKTSPAAADLIGENAKYTLRVSLGPQNTPDDAAALAAVLILAQERFAKQVQK
- the thiI gene encoding tRNA uracil 4-sulfurtransferase ThiI, whose translation is MQEVILLKLGETVLKGLNRNVFEDMLLRNLRRRLKRVGSYRVSFAQSTIYIVALENKEGELSDIDKAQEVADRLFGAVTVARAAAVEKDYDKIAETAVEYCADELSRAKTFKVAAKRADKHFPMNSPQICAELGGYLLDHFPNLSVDIHNPEVTVTVEIRDWAAYVHCGSHKGAGGLPTGTSGKGMVLISGGLDSPVAAWMMGRRGQILEAIHFESPPYTGPQAVQKVIDLLRKVSQYAGRINLYIVGFTEIQEAIANNCPEPFFTIIMRRFMMRIAQRQALATGCECLITGESLGQVASQTIGALACTDAVCEMPVLRPLIGTDKEEIIQISRRLDTYDISILPYEDCCTVFTPKHPKTKPHLDEIIEAEAALDIDGLIENAMATLKKININP
- a CDS encoding SpoIID/LytB domain-containing protein translates to MKTGFKIILVVLGAVLITGGSIALTSLSGSGQSVFAPIGSSSEPESEESSFIAVIAPASEQSVPEPSSEPEPSAESVEPESSKESSKTSSKKTSSKASSAASQASQVTTSIAEVSSTPSTVSEMTKEELWASKMAILNDWEQFQKMLDDPDNDFWDDEEFWMGEDQMYLNPESYYASSNSTSSRATSVPTYPDSERLEVMKTDKVTTRYGTKLTTDTYYNTVLRIIGAELSPSYSDECIKAQMVASYTFLRYHAGYTDLPPTAILDDLDDMKAYWKDEGMQRLYNLLAEVGGYMLFIDNHPILSTYGAINNGTTNNIVDVWGGSGIDGYGTPYTYLAGGIDCPWDRLAKGYASQVILSSSIVKEQLENYFGVTLGNDPSKWIVIKSYNAFGYVMNVSIDSKVNTTGKDLRGYVFTSSHVGSKNCLRSTSFTVEYDAATDSFYFEVQGYGHGVGMSQEGAQQMALAGYTWQDIVKFYYPGITIV
- a CDS encoding sigma-70 family RNA polymerase sigma factor, which produces MDNNQKSKLFEFFAAESRSLKRYVTGKLHHFSEADAEDIIGDVMLKLFTRTPPSGPLDNPAGYVYRALNNKIIDYQRTQHRTISLENCLDEDGELTLMTLLSDGAPGPEKETERREFMRRFKAAVNALEPKQRAVFIATEMDGKSFKELSERWNEPIGTLLSRKSRAVKTLRNLLNDETIE
- the dusB gene encoding tRNA dihydrouridine synthase DusB, with amino-acid sequence MSNFDFNKIKGAALAPMAGVADSAFREICRSYGAVFTVTEMISAKALCFQDKKSRELMRFTENERPCGIQLFGSEPDIMAKAAKIAAEYEPDFIDINMGCPVPKVAGNGCGSALMRSPELAGEIVKAVAAAVDLPVSVKIRKGWDNNSVNAVEIAKIAQENGAAAVAVHGRTKAQGYAGDADKEIIRRVREALKIPVIANGGIVDKQRFEEMKKATGCEIAMVARGALGNPFIFAEIAAGTPEPTVTERMETMIGQCELTCERRGEKRGILDCRKHAAWYIKGVQGAATFRKRAVVAKDLNELHMLANEIVEKCK
- the trmB gene encoding tRNA (guanosine(46)-N7)-methyltransferase TrmB codes for the protein MRMRRKPYARPELAAWVHHIDAPELWRGNWKAAFEKEQPLWLELGCGKGGFAARLALENPDINLIAVDIKSEVLVVAKRTIERLFAEAGKPIENIKTMSQEIGLIERMLSPEDVVERIYINFCNPWGRPKHKKKRLTHTKQLMKYREFLRDGGKIFFKTDDEELFEESLGYFTESGFEIVYLTSNLANSDYPGNIETEHEKMFAAEGKKAMFLIAVKR